GCGCGTGCGCCAGGACGTGGCGCGCGGCTTCGTCACCGCGCGCGGCGCCCTCGAGGACTACGGCGTCGTCCTGGATGCCGCGACGCTGGAGCTCGACAAGAGCGCGACCGACGAGGCGCGGGCCCAGCGTCCCGGCGCCCTCTCGCTCATCGACCGGGGGCCGGGGTTCGACGAGGCCGAGGCGCGCTGGCGCCGGCGGCACACCGCCGC
This genomic interval from Candidatus Methylomirabilota bacterium contains the following:
- a CDS encoding hydantoinase B/oxoprolinase family protein, whose translation is GRIVLNPGTAGERLLPPLGDGIELRCGDLLRFETCGGGGWGDPLARDPERVRQDVARGFVTARGALEDYGVVLDAATLELDKSATDEARAQRPGALSLIDRGPGFDEAEARWRRRHTAAD